From the genome of Acetomicrobium sp. S15 = DSM 107314:
GCGTATTTGCGCTCCTTTTCGCGGATCGTCGGCAGGCCTACGAGCTCATTAAACTTGTCGAAGGGTATCATGCGCTCGAGCATCCCGGCAGTGGTGCCAGTTTTTTTAAGCTCATTCATGAGATCCAAAACCGCTTTAGCTTCGACATAAGTAGAAGAAACTGGGTATATGGCTATGTTGTAGCCTATTTCCTGTAGCTCTTGAGCAGACAAAAGAGGGGTTCTTCCGTGCTCTATCATGTTGGCTAAAACCGGCACTTTGAAGCTTGATGTGATCTTTTTCATCTCTTCTACCGACTCGGGAGACTCGACGAAGATTATGTCGGCACCCGCTTCCTCGTAGGCCTTGGCTCGCTCTATAGCCGCATCGATACCGAAGTTGGTCCGCGCGTCTGTACGAGCCATTATCATGAAGTCATCATCAAATCTGGCATCGCAGGCTGCTTTGATCTTACCGACCATCT
Proteins encoded in this window:
- a CDS encoding isocitrate lyase/PEP mutase family protein, which translates into the protein MDVVNKIAKRLRELLSRNQILVAPGTHDALTAKIIEMTGFEAVYMTGYGTSASVLGQPDVGLLTQTEMAFRAANIVEAVSVPVIADGDTGFGNAINVQRTVRLYEKAGVACIQIEDQVAPKKCGHMLGREVISTEEMVGKIKAACDARFDDDFMIMARTDARTNFGIDAAIERAKAYEEAGADIIFVESPESVEEMKKITSSFKVPVLANMIEHGRTPLLSAQELQEIGYNIAIYPVSSTYVEAKAVLDLMNELKKTGTTAGMLERMIPFDKFNELVGLPTIREKERKYATGRSAAD